The genomic DNA GCGCACGCGCGACCTCGAGCCCGGCCGCGTGACCATGCCGCGCATCACGGCCGACCTGCTGATCGGCGACAGCCATGGCATCTCCTTCGACTACTACCGCTACAAGCGCGACTACTTCGGCCAGGCCTCGGGCAGCGATTCCTTCGGCGGCTTCGGCAGCGTGACCGCGGTGGGCAATGCCAACCTCAACGTGAAGCTCGACTTCGCCAAGCTCTCGTACAAATGGTGGCTCGGCTCGGGCAACACGGTGTTCGGACTCGGCGCCGGCGCGGCCTACTACCGCATCGGCGTCGGCACCAACGCCAACATCGTGGTGAACGGACGGGTCCGCACCTTGAACGAAGACTCGAGCGATGACGCGATCGCGCCGCTGCTCGAGGTCGGCGTGCGGCATGCCATCACTCCCGACCTGCGCCTGTTTGCCGACCTCTCCGGCGTGCGCAAGGGCGGCGGCCGCTTTCACGGCAGCATCTACAACGCCACGGCGGGCGTGGAATGGTTTCCCGTGAAGAACGTCGGCGTGGTGCTGGCCTATGGCGCCACCAACATCGACATGGCGCGCGACAGCAGCACGGCGGAGACCCGCGTCAAGGTCAAGCTGCACGGACCCTCGGCCTTCCTCAAGGCGCGGTTCTGAGGCCCGCGGCGGCGCGGCGCCATGCCATGGGCGGGCGGCTGCGCGCATAGGTGCTTGCGATCATCGGGGGCCGCGCGCGGGCCCCTATGATCTTTTGATGTACATCCCAGCCCCCATCCGCTCCAACAAACCCGGCGGTTGCGCCGCCAGTGCGCGCGGCATCCGCAAACCACGCTCGCTTCGCCTTGCCGTCCCGGCGGCGGCAGCGCTGCTGCTGGCAGCGGGCGTACCGGCGCACGCGCTGGTCATCGGCGTGACCGAAGGCGTGAGCTACCAGGCCGCCGAAAGCCAGATCGCACCGCGCTTCGAGCCCATTGCCGAAGTGCTGAGCAAGGCACTGAAGCAGCCCGTGACCATCAAGGTGCTGATCTCCTACGCCAGCGCGCGCGAGGCCTTGAAGGAGCAGCAGGTCGACCTGGCCTTCATCCACCCGGCCCACGTGGCGCTCGAGGCCGTCAAGAGCGGCCGCTACCAGGCGCTGGCCTGGACCAGCGGCTTCACGGCCTACAAGGTGTCGCTGCTGTGCAAGGAGCCGCAGCCCATCTCCAACTGGAAGAGCATCGCCGGCAAGGGGCTGGTGATGCCCGACGCGGATTCGATCACCTCGGTGATCACGCGCGCGATGCTGCGCGAGCAGGGCCTGCAGCCCGCCGCGCTCAAGCTCACCAACACGCGCTACCAGGACGCGGTGCCGTTCTACGTGCAGAACGGTTTCGCCGCCTATGGCGCCACGGCGGCATCGGGCGTGGTCAAGACCTGGAAGGAGAGCGGCGGCAACGTCTGCGCGGAATCGCGCGCGGTGCCCATCAAGCAATGGCTGGTGTCGCGCAAGCTCGATGCCGCCACGGCCAGCGCGGCGCGCGACGCCCTGCTGGGCCTTGCGCAAAGCGATGCCGGCAAGCGCGCACTCGCCACATCGACCTACACTGGCTTTGTCGCACCCTCGGCCGAGGTCGAAACGGCCCTGATGACCTGGCTGGGCATCTGACCCCCTGCGGGCGCGGCGTTCCAACTCCGCTTTTCATGAACCACCCATGACCGACCTGTCCCGCTTTCCCATCACCCAAAAATGGCCCGCGCTTCACCCTGACCGGCTGCAGCTGTATTCGCTGCCCACGCCCAACGGCGTGAAGGTCTCGATCATGCTGGAGGAGACCGGCCTCGCCTACGAGCCGCACCTGGTGAGCTTCGAGGGCCACGACCAGATGTCGCCGGAATTCCTCTCGCTCAATCCGAACAACAAGATTCCCGCGATCCTCGACCCCGACGGGCCCGGCGGCAAGCCGCTCGCGCTGTTCGAGTCGGGCGCCATTCTTCTGTACCTGGCCGACAAGACCGGCAAGTTGATTCCCCAGGATGCCGCCGGCCGCTACGAAACCATCCAGTGGCTGATGTTCCAGATGGGCGGTATCGGTCCGATGTTTGGCCAGCTCGGTTTCTTCAACAAGTTTGCCGGCAAGGACTACGAGGACAAGCGTCCGCGCGACCGCTATGTGGCCGAAGCGAGGCGGCTGCTCGGCGTGCTCGACAAGCGCCTGGCCAATCGCGCATGGATCATGGGCGACGACTACACCATCGCCGACATCGCCTCGTTCCCGTGGATCCGCAACCTGATCGGCTTCTACGAAGCGGGCGAGCTGGTGGGCTTCAGCGAGTTCAAGAACGTGGCGCGGGTGCTCGAAACCTTCGTCGCGCGGCCGGCCGTCGTGAAGGGTCTGGGCATTCCCAAACGCGGTTGACCGGGCCTTCGGGGCGCAGCGCGCCCCGAACGAAAACAAAGCTACTCACTTTCCGACTCGAGTGTCTTTTTCAGGCACGCGCACGGGGTTCCCTCGCCTTTTCCAGCTTCGCCCAGAAGCGGTTGAGGTTACACTTCAATAAGAATAATTCTTATTCAATCATCCGAACCACCCGCACCACGCGCCGGTGGCCGGCCCAGGGAAACCAACACGTTGATGCTTGCGAGAAGGCGATCGGATGCGCGACCTCGTCCAGGAACTGGTAGCTCACTATGCGGACTTGCGCCGGCAACTGACGCGCGACCTGCGCGACCCGCACTATGCGGCGGACATCGCGCAATCCAGCTTCGAGCGCGTGTATGCGCACGCGCTCAAGATGAAGGGCGGCGACATCCGCATCGACGCGGCCCCTGAAAGCACCCAGGGCTCCGGCATCGAATCGCCACGCGCCTTGCTCTTTCGCGTGGCGCGCAACCTGTGCGTGGACGATGCGCGCCGCCGCAAGGTGGCACAGGACTGGGTCGGCACGCATTTCAACTCGGGCTCGCGCCAGGTGGTGCCGTCCTGCGAATACATCGCCGCGCAGCAGCAGGTGCTGGCGCGCGTGGTCGAGACGCTTGAAAAGCTGCCGCCCCGGCGGCGCGAAGTGTTCCTGCTGTTCCGGGCCTACGGACACACGCGCGCCGAAATCGCCCAGCAGCTGAAGATCACTGAAATGGCGGTCGCCAAGCACCTGCTGCGCGCTGCCATCGACTGCTCGCGCGTCTTCGCCCGGCTGCGTTCGGAGCTGATCGAGCAGCCGGTCATCTCGACGCGCCCGGGCTTCGACGCAAGCTTCGCCGAAGACTTCGCCTGACGGGCCGGCCGCATCGTGGCAAGCGTCCCGAACGAGAAACTCATCGAGCGTGCCCTCGCGCTGATCGTGGAGAGCGAGATCGCTGCGCACGACGCCGCCATGGCGGCCCGCCTGGCGCTTGCGCGGTGGCGCAGCCGGTCGGCGGAGCATGCGGCCGCGGCCCAGGAAGCGCGCCGCCGCTGGGATGCCCTCGGCGGCATGGCTGCGCAGTTGCGCGGGCTGCGGAAGTAGCGTGGGCGCCCTTGCCCTCACTGCAGGCGCCCCTCTTCGTGGCACGCCTGTTCCAGCACGGGCTTGATCAGCGCGGCCCCGGTCAGTGCCCAGAGGGTGAGCACGTCGTTCAGCGCGCCGATGTTCCCGGGGTCCACGCCGAGCCAGCGGATGAGCTCTTCGGCGCGCTCCGGCGAGGGCGCATCGTGCAGCGTGCGAAAGAGCGTCCACGCGGCGTCGAAAGCGGGATCGTCGGGCACACGGTCACGCATCATGCAGCCAGGCTTTCCAGCGGGACGTACGCCTTGTCCTCCTCGATCTTTCCGGCGCGCATCGTGACCACGCGGTCGGCCAGGTGGAAGTACCTGTCGTCGTGCGAGATCACCACCAGCAGATGCCCCTTGGCGCGCAGTTCGGGCAAGAGCTCCGTGTAGAACAGATGCCGGAAGGCCGGATCCTGGTCGGCGGCCCATTCGTCGAACACCAGCACCGGGCGGCCTTCCAGGTATGCATGCACCAGCGCCAGCCGCTTGCGCTGCCCGGTCGAAAGATCGGTGGTGGTGAAGGCGCCGTCCTTCACGCTCACCTTGTGCGCGATTTCCAGGCGTTCCAGGTAGGGCAGCGCCGTCTGCGGCAGCGTGGCCGTGCCCGCGCCCTCTTCGCCGGCCGCCAGATCCTCGAACAGGTAGAAGTCCGAGAACACCGTCGTGAACAGCTGCCTGTAGTCGTCGCTCCCTTCCGGCGTCACCACGCCGCCGTCGAGCAGCACTTCGCCGCCGTGCGGTGCATAGAGGCCGAGCAGCAGCTTGATCAGCGTCGTCTTGCCGGAGCCGTTGTCGCCCACGATGAACACCATCTCGCCGGGCCGCAGCGACAGGTCGATCGGCCCGAGCGTGAAAGCCTCGCCGCCCTCGGGCGCATCGAAGCCGTAGCGCACGCCGCGCATGGCGATCTCGCGGTTCAGCATCACGCCGTTGGAGGCGCGCTCCAGGTGCAGGTGCGGCTCCGGCGTTGCAAAGCGCGCCGACAGGTCGGCGATGCGCCGGAACGCGATCTTGGCCCGGCCCACGCCCGGCAGCGCGCCCGCGATCTGGTCCACCGGTCCCTTCAGGAACAGCATCACCAGCACGAAGCCGCTCAGCACCGCGGGCTCGGTCGGCCGGAACGCGGCCCAGCCGAGGATCAGCGCGATCAGCAGGAAGAACAGCGCCGAGCCGAAGGCCGTCGCCATCACGTAGGTGTTGATGGCGCGTCCGTTCACGGTGCGGATGTTGTCCACGATGCGCTCGATCTGCCCGCCGAACATCCGCGTGCGGCGCGCGCGGTGCATGCGGAATTCCTTCGCGCCTTCGCTGATCGCGCGGTAGGTCTTGTGCAGCTGCTCCTCGCATTCGCGCGCCTTCCAGAAACCCGCCTCGGCGCGCACCTGCGCGCGCGTCTGGATGGTCGCGCCGATCGCGAGCGCCACCACCAGCAGGCAGAACAGCGGCAGCGACAGGTACGCGAGGTACGCCAGGCAGCCCAGCGCAATCGCGAACGCGATGAGCGTGGACGACAGCACGAAGGCCACGTCGCTGATCATGTCCACGTCCTGCGACAGCACCGGCATCAGCCGATGCGTGCGGTAGCGCTCCAGCGCATCGATGGGCGCCGAGAGAATCTTCTGCGCGAGGCTCTTGCGCACCTGTGCCACCAGCCGCTGGCCGACGAAGTTGGTCGACACGTCCGAGGCCATGCGCCCCAGCAGCGCCACCGCGCACAGCCCGACGAAGGTCAGCAGCAGCCCGCCCGCCATGCCGCCCTCTCGGTTGAGCACCTGGTTGATGGTGCCCAGCAGCGCGACGGTGGCCGCACCCGCGCTGATGCCGGTGACCGCGGACAGGACAATCCATGGAAAAAAAGGCTTGAGCAGGCGCCCGAGCTCGGAGGTGTGGCCACGGGGGGCCGTGGTGGTCGGTGTCATGCAAAGGCTCTTTCCGCCCACCCGGGGCAAAACGGCTTGAAAACGGCCATGCCCCGTCGACATCGCCCGGGCGGCTGCACGCCGCTTACTGCATAGACGGCTGGGTCCCGGCAATGTTCATGCGATGTGACGGATGAACACCACCGCCGCCAAACCGTCTTCAAGGGATGCATTCCCCGCACCTCTTGCAGGCCGCCTCGTGATCGCGCTGCTGGAACCCCTGTTCCCGGGCGCACTCGCCGTGCATGCCGAACGGCTGCAGTGCGCGGACGCGGTACCGGCCGACGCGCTGTGCGTGGCCGAGCTGGCGCAGTCGCCTTCGCTCCTGGCCGACGTGCTGCGCCTTCATGCCCGCGCACGTGGCGCGGCCGGCGCGCGCGACCTGCGGCCGGTCGCCTCGGCGTGGAGCCTGGACTACCTTTCCGCGCTGCTGCCGCCCGTGGTGGCGGCCGCCAGCGTGCTGCAGCATGTGTTTCCGGTTTCGGCGGAGCACATCTGGGTGCGGCTCGACGACAAGGGCGCACCCTCGAGCTTTCATGTGCTGCATCCGGGCGATGCGCGGCGCGGCGCGGACACCGCGCAGCGCTATGCGCCGCTGCTGTGGCAGCACCTGCAACCGCTTTTTTCCGCCTTGTGCAGCCTCACGCGGCTTGCGCCCAAGATCCTGTGGGGCAACACCGCGCGCCACCTCGAACCGATCTTCGACATGGCGCTGGCCGCGACCGGCGGTGCAGCCCACATCGCGCACGACCGCGATCGCCTCCTGCACCACCCCGCCTGGCCGGACGAGGCCCGGCCGGTCAACCCGCTGCACGCCCGCCGCCGCGAGGTACGGCCGGTCGACGCCGGCCAGGGCCGGCCGGTCAAGCTGCACCGCCAGTGCTGCCTCTACTACCTGCTTCCGTGCGAGGACTACTGCGGCGCCTGCCCGCTCGCGCCGCAGCACCGCAAGAGCGCCGGCGAAATCCTGCAGCCGTGAACAGATGGCGCGCTGCCACGTCTTCTCCTGAAGGCCCCACGCCCGCTTGTTCCCAAGCCAACTCCAACGCCGATCCATCCTTCACGCCACACCCATGTCCCAGGCAAAGCTCGTCTACATCCTGTCCTTGAGAAACGCGGCCGCCGACAAGGCCGGCCAGTGCATCGACTTCAAGGGCACGCAGCGCTACATGGCGTCCCCGCTCGAATACCTGGCCAAGGCACTGGACGAAAGCTCGCTGGGAGCGGCCTATTCGCTCGAAGGCATCGTCTACGACGACGACGAAGGCTCGCCGCGGGACCGCGCGGCGCTGCAGGACTACGGCTTCTCCTGCCAGCCCGGCCGCCAGTGGATCTTTCCGGGCGACCTGAAGGCGCAGGGCAAGCTGCTCAACGGCATGCTCCACGCGGTGCCGTCCGAGTACCGGCGGCTTCCGCTCGACGCGAAAGAGCGACCCGCCGCCAAGAGCGCCTTCGAGCGCCGCCTGCTGGACAAGCTGCTCACGCTGCAGGCCGACATCGTCGTGCTCGACGGGCTCCTGGTCATCCTGGACGAACTCGTGCGCCCGGGTGCGCCCTTTCACCGCAGGATCGTCAACATCCACCCCGGCATCACGCGCATCGAGTCGCCCTACGAGCGCCGCGGCGCCTGCGCCACGCTCGATGCGCTGCACGGCGCCAAGGGCCGCAAGGTCGTGAACTGGCAGACGATGGAAAGCGTCCCCGCGCCGCTGCTCCTGAAGACCGGCGCCTCGCTGCACTACGTGGACAACGGCATCGACTCCGGCGAGGTCATCCACGACGTGCTCGGCACGCACATCGACCCCACGGACTCGATCCTCGAGCTGCGCTGGAACAACTTCAACCACAGCCTCTTTCCGGCACTCCACCAGGGCCTGGCCCTGCTCGCGAGCCACCGGTCCACCGAAGGAACCCCATGACCCTCACCTCCTACGCCGACGGCACGCCGCACGACATCACCCTGGACGGCGAGATGCTCGCCGTGCGCAGCCGCCAGGGCGGCAGCCGCTCGCTCTGGAAGCTCGCAGCCGGCGGGGCCGATGCCGCGCTCCAATGGGTCGACGGCAGTGCGGCCTCCACCCCTCACCTGCTCGCGGCGCTGGAAGCCGCCTTCGAGTACCGCCCCGCGCACAAGAGCCTCGCGGTGGCGGCGCCCGCGCCGGCCGAGGAGCTGACCCACACCGGCGTCCTGCTGGCGTCGCCGGACGGCGGCGTGCGCGCCTTTCGCGACATGCTCTGGCAGCAGCCGCGCCTGTGGCTTCCCACCGTGCATGCCCCGATGGCGCAGCGCTATGCGCTCACCAACGGCAAGGTGCATCCGCTGCGCACGCCCAAGCCGCGCGGCGTGCTCTACCAGCGCTTCATTCCGTGGCTCGGCAAGACCTTCTCGTTTCGCAGCATCGACCTCGAGCGCGACCTGGACATCTTCAACCGCTGGATGAACGACCCCGACGTGGCTGAGATCTGGGACGAGGAAGGCGACCTGGACAAGCACCGCGCCTACCTCTCGGGCATC from Variovorax sp. V93 includes the following:
- a CDS encoding PhnD/SsuA/transferrin family substrate-binding protein, with amino-acid sequence MYIPAPIRSNKPGGCAASARGIRKPRSLRLAVPAAAALLLAAGVPAHALVIGVTEGVSYQAAESQIAPRFEPIAEVLSKALKQPVTIKVLISYASAREALKEQQVDLAFIHPAHVALEAVKSGRYQALAWTSGFTAYKVSLLCKEPQPISNWKSIAGKGLVMPDADSITSVITRAMLREQGLQPAALKLTNTRYQDAVPFYVQNGFAAYGATAASGVVKTWKESGGNVCAESRAVPIKQWLVSRKLDAATASAARDALLGLAQSDAGKRALATSTYTGFVAPSAEVETALMTWLGI
- a CDS encoding glutathione binding-like protein, which translates into the protein MTDLSRFPITQKWPALHPDRLQLYSLPTPNGVKVSIMLEETGLAYEPHLVSFEGHDQMSPEFLSLNPNNKIPAILDPDGPGGKPLALFESGAILLYLADKTGKLIPQDAAGRYETIQWLMFQMGGIGPMFGQLGFFNKFAGKDYEDKRPRDRYVAEARRLLGVLDKRLANRAWIMGDDYTIADIASFPWIRNLIGFYEAGELVGFSEFKNVARVLETFVARPAVVKGLGIPKRG
- a CDS encoding RNA polymerase sigma factor, with protein sequence MRDLVQELVAHYADLRRQLTRDLRDPHYAADIAQSSFERVYAHALKMKGGDIRIDAAPESTQGSGIESPRALLFRVARNLCVDDARRRKVAQDWVGTHFNSGSRQVVPSCEYIAAQQQVLARVVETLEKLPPRRREVFLLFRAYGHTRAEIAQQLKITEMAVAKHLLRAAIDCSRVFARLRSELIEQPVISTRPGFDASFAEDFA
- a CDS encoding iron dicitrate transport regulator FecR; the encoded protein is MASVPNEKLIERALALIVESEIAAHDAAMAARLALARWRSRSAEHAAAAQEARRRWDALGGMAAQLRGLRK
- a CDS encoding cyclic peptide export ABC transporter, with translation MTPTTTAPRGHTSELGRLLKPFFPWIVLSAVTGISAGAATVALLGTINQVLNREGGMAGGLLLTFVGLCAVALLGRMASDVSTNFVGQRLVAQVRKSLAQKILSAPIDALERYRTHRLMPVLSQDVDMISDVAFVLSSTLIAFAIALGCLAYLAYLSLPLFCLLVVALAIGATIQTRAQVRAEAGFWKARECEEQLHKTYRAISEGAKEFRMHRARRTRMFGGQIERIVDNIRTVNGRAINTYVMATAFGSALFFLLIALILGWAAFRPTEPAVLSGFVLVMLFLKGPVDQIAGALPGVGRAKIAFRRIADLSARFATPEPHLHLERASNGVMLNREIAMRGVRYGFDAPEGGEAFTLGPIDLSLRPGEMVFIVGDNGSGKTTLIKLLLGLYAPHGGEVLLDGGVVTPEGSDDYRQLFTTVFSDFYLFEDLAAGEEGAGTATLPQTALPYLERLEIAHKVSVKDGAFTTTDLSTGQRKRLALVHAYLEGRPVLVFDEWAADQDPAFRHLFYTELLPELRAKGHLLVVISHDDRYFHLADRVVTMRAGKIEEDKAYVPLESLAA
- the fhuF gene encoding siderophore-iron reductase FhuF; translation: MIALLEPLFPGALAVHAERLQCADAVPADALCVAELAQSPSLLADVLRLHARARGAAGARDLRPVASAWSLDYLSALLPPVVAAASVLQHVFPVSAEHIWVRLDDKGAPSSFHVLHPGDARRGADTAQRYAPLLWQHLQPLFSALCSLTRLAPKILWGNTARHLEPIFDMALAATGGAAHIAHDRDRLLHHPAWPDEARPVNPLHARRREVRPVDAGQGRPVKLHRQCCLYYLLPCEDYCGACPLAPQHRKSAGEILQP
- a CDS encoding formyltransferase family protein → MSQAKLVYILSLRNAAADKAGQCIDFKGTQRYMASPLEYLAKALDESSLGAAYSLEGIVYDDDEGSPRDRAALQDYGFSCQPGRQWIFPGDLKAQGKLLNGMLHAVPSEYRRLPLDAKERPAAKSAFERRLLDKLLTLQADIVVLDGLLVILDELVRPGAPFHRRIVNIHPGITRIESPYERRGACATLDALHGAKGRKVVNWQTMESVPAPLLLKTGASLHYVDNGIDSGEVIHDVLGTHIDPTDSILELRWNNFNHSLFPALHQGLALLASHRSTEGTP
- a CDS encoding GNAT family N-acetyltransferase — encoded protein: MTLTSYADGTPHDITLDGEMLAVRSRQGGSRSLWKLAAGGADAALQWVDGSAASTPHLLAALEAAFEYRPAHKSLAVAAPAPAEELTHTGVLLASPDGGVRAFRDMLWQQPRLWLPTVHAPMAQRYALTNGKVHPLRTPKPRGVLYQRFIPWLGKTFSFRSIDLERDLDIFNRWMNDPDVAEIWDEEGDLDKHRAYLSGIERDPHMYSMIASFDGEPFAYFEMYWAKESRIAPFYDVQDYDRGWHVLVGEPSFRGKACATAWLTSISHYIFLCDPRTQRAVGEPRIDHVQQIRNLDKSGYAKVKEFDLPHKRAQLVMMLRERYFIDGLWLPRSDAPAAAAASATPV